The Neoarius graeffei isolate fNeoGra1 chromosome 12, fNeoGra1.pri, whole genome shotgun sequence genome window below encodes:
- the LOC132894982 gene encoding odorant receptor 131-2-like — MSVINNSTVEVLLVHQQIFQVAMTEGRIAKVSFVILMSLFFIYLNAIMVYTLWSKLVFKETPRYILFNHMLFNDSIHLFVTSLLFIFSLAYLRLVMAACAFLVFVSSTTFRNAPLNLALMSLERYVAILFPLRHAEIVTQTRTYFAIGIIWFMGLLHFLIDLFYVAATYPTFLTSQIFCTRERLFIKQWQVDVYQGFNVFYFVSVSMVILFTYISILITTRSISSNKDSAVKAHKTVLLHLIQLGLCLTSFLFSIIERAAAMASSNSSLFMDLRYLNYVVVLLLPRCLSPLIYGLRDDAVRSLFMYYFCCARGKRITTVNVH; from the coding sequence ATGTCAGTTATTAATAATAGCACAGTTGAGGTTTTGCTTGTACATCAGCAAATATTCCAGGTTGCAATGACTGAGGGTCGAATAGCAAAAGTTAGTTTTGTAATATTAATGTCTctgttctttatctatttaaatgCCATCATGGTCTACACTCTTTGGAGTAAGCTTGTTTTTAAAGAGACTCCACGCTACATTCTGTTTAACCACATGCTTTTCAATGACTCAATCCACCTCTTTGTTACATCTTTGTTGTTTATTTTTAGTCTGGCTTATCTCAGGCTAGTCATGGCTGCTTGTGCTTTTTTAGTTTTTGTTTCAAGTACAACTTttcgtaatgcacctttaaacctGGCTCTGATGTCACTAGAGCGTTATGTGGCCATACTCTTTCCTCTAAGACATGCTGAAATAGTGACTCAGACAAGAACTTATTTTGCCATTGGAATTATTTGGTTTATGGGTTTGTTGCACTTTTTAATTGACTTGTTTTATGTAGCAGCCACATATCCTACATTTTTAACATCACAGATATTTTGCACAAGAGAAAGGCTCTTCATAAAGCAGTGGCAGGTAGATGTCTATCAGGGCTTTAATGTATTTTACTTTGTGTCAGTGTCTATGGTCATCCTTTTCACTTATATCAGCATTTTGATCACAACCAGGTCCATTTCCTCCAATAAAGACTCTGCTGTGAAAGCCCACAAAACTGTGCTGCTGCACCTCATTCAGCTGGGCTTGTGCCTTACTTCTTTTCTTTTTAGCATTATAGAGCGAGCGGCAGCAATggccagcagcaacagcagcctcTTCATGGACCTGCGTTATCTAAACTATGTGGTTGTGCTGCTCTTGCCACGCTGCCTAAGCCCACTCATCTATGGACTGAGAGATGATGCTGTACGGTCCTTATTCATGTACTACTTTTGCTGTGCCAGAGGTAAACGCATTACTACTGTCAATGTACACTGA
- the LOC132894980 gene encoding odorant receptor 131-2-like, protein MSVINDSTVEVLLVHQQIFQVAMTEGRMAKVSFIMLMSLFFIYLNATMVYTLWSKPVFKETPRYILFNHMLFNDSIHIFVTSLLFIFSVAYLRLVMVACAFLVFVSSATFRNAPLNLALMSLERYVAISFPLRHTEIVTQKRNYFAIGIIWFMGLLHFLTDLFYVAATDPKFLTSQIFCTRERLFIKQWQVDVYQGFNVFYFVSVSMIILFTYISILITTRSISSNKDSAPQKKAHKTVLLHLIQLGLCLTSFLYGIIERAAAMASSNSSLFIDLRYLNYVVVLLLPRCLSPLIYGLRDDAVRPLFMYYFCCARGKRITTVNVH, encoded by the exons ATGTCAGTTATTAATGATAGCACAGTTGAGGTTTTGCTTGTACATCAGCAAATATTCCAGGTTGCAATGACTGAGGGACGAATGGcaaaagttagttttataatgttAATGTCTCTGTTCTTTATCTATTTGAATGCCACCATGGTCTACACTCTTTGGAGTAAGCCTGTTTTTAAAGAGACTCCACGCTATATTCTGTTCAACCACATGCTTTTCAATGACTCGATCCACATCTTTGTTACGTCTTTGTTGTTTATTTTTAGTGTGGCTTATCTCAGGTTAGTCATGGTTGCTTGTGCTTTTTTAGTTTTTGTTTCAAGTGCAACTTttcgtaatgcacctttaaacctGGCTCTGATGTCGCTAGAGCGTTATGTGGCCATAAGCTTTCCTCTAAGACATACTGAAATAGTGACTCAGAAAAGAAATTATTTTGCCATTGGAATTATTTGGTTTATGGGTTTGTTGCACTTTTTAACTGACTTGTTTTATGTAGCAGCCACAGATCCTAAATTTTTAACTTCACAAATATTTTGCACAAGAGAAAGGCTCTTCATAAAGCAGTGGCAAGTAGATGTCTATCAGGGCTTTAATGTATTTtactttgtgtcagtgtccatgaTCATCCTTTTCACTTATATCAGCATTTTGATCACAACCAGGTCCATTTCCTCCAATAAAGACTCTGCT CCCCAAAAAAAAGCCCACAAAACCGTGCTGCTGCACCTCATTCAGCTGGGCCTGTGCCTTACTTCTTTTCTCTATGGCATTATAGAGCGAGCGGCAGCAATggccagcagcaacagcagcctcTTCATAGACCTGCGTTATCTAAACTATGTGGTTGTGCTGCTCTTGCCACGCTGCCTAAGCCCACTCATCTATGGACTGAGAGACGATGCTGTACGGCCCTTATTCATGTACTACTTTTGCTGTGCCAGAGGCAAACGCATTACTACTGTCAATGTACACTGA